Proteins from a genomic interval of Rhodothermales bacterium:
- a CDS encoding response regulator has translation MPPRNHRSPRATVLLAIAIALLGAPASGAGTSGEKGTYETVEPPVPGSWTASFDELSQVQLDRWTTHDGLPLTAVERVIQGPDGYLWLATQEGVVRFDGYDFDVYTKMNSGLRSNNIYSMHVDPTGVLWIGTRSGGVARYQDGTFVSVEIPGLDEMSIASIASDPSGSLVLGMSDSTVVRATFASDGSVSTTPVAAPHIQGITKVLTDDSGAVWIATREHGLFRYGQGVTTSFVQTGALTSTYINDLSIAPDGSIWVATDEDGIARIQGYRIHTYGQEAGLPPGKIRGILADPNGTVWIGTEAHGIWRLTGGVISQPDGLGGDQDRDIRDIHFDREGSVWMATDQGLQRIRNARFKTYGVEHGLPTEYVQTTMEASDGAIWIGTQNGVARLFEGKVDSDFPEIGEVYVYSLAEDARGRVWIGTRNGIWIYDEGSLTHRTAASGHLPHDVVFALSAGPSGIWMGGRLGVALLTDDGFTNMSSEQGLSSNDVTTIYETAEGDLWVGTYDAGLDLVRGDSVVANYIAGAYITVLYEDHDRDLWVGIRGGGSGGGLALLKGGILYEFREEHGMLSDIVSSILEDEDGGIWMTSNVGASRVQKSMLLDFAHNRIQTITPEVFTDRDGLRTREFNGGTQPSGWAGSDGRLWLPGPQGLVSVNPYEKNDVAPYVIIEHFRADEYHGRGDVDTVLEPGTQRFEFTFTAPSFVAPGKTSFSYRLEGYDRGWVQLGAGGSRQAVYTNLAPGVYTFRVRAQNGDGVWSENEASVTFELVPFYWQTTWFRALCVFLFVLAGGYAYHRRMAGMRARAAKLEALVDERTKDLREAMRQTEDALEQTEIARQEAEAQRELAEEAKTVIEQQANQLREMDRIKTRFFNNISHEFRTPLTLNIGPMENAMLGEYGQVSPELRRQLEVMLRNSRRLLRLINQLLDLSKLESGRMKLKVTEGNLTELVEGIVYSFTPFAERKELDLSFNNELGDAEFLFDPLGLEKVFFNLLSNAVKFTPDGGTISVYMEPGTLESEGKEVEAVTVTVSDTGQGIPEKDLEHIFDRFHQVDGTVSKVQEGTGIGLALVKELVELHGGRIRVKSLLGEGTEFQVTLPLDASLLGSHEVIVDGYAVAPAELGPMVEMAVFEEAEEESEAHIEVADDAPLVLVVDDSPDIREYVAQCLKSRYRVVTATDGAKGLEMARIVRPNLVVSDVMMPNMTGFEMTRALRENDVTKQIPVVLVTSKATPEDKIEGLEAGANDYVAKPFSARELLARVENLLRVQEQKSSLERLNSDLLASNTALRQASEMKSQLLSIASHDMKNPLTAIREFARILREESDQTHQLELLDMIFDSSNDMLALISQLLDSAALEGGNLEVAREQTDLVDLAERVVERNVRMADRKGQVIHMTMDDAEACAISVDGERIREAMDNLISNAIKYSPLKSNIYVSMSRQRGEVVFSVRDEGPGLTDEDHSRVFGKFRKLSARPTGGETSTGLGLSIVKQIIELHGGRVFAEGEPGKGSTFTFVVPDLASDPIRDRPALGRQDRASGRGSTPEGQA, from the coding sequence ATGCCCCCTCGCAATCACAGGTCGCCACGGGCGACGGTGCTACTGGCAATCGCGATCGCCCTCCTGGGGGCGCCCGCATCCGGTGCCGGTACCTCTGGGGAGAAGGGGACGTACGAAACTGTCGAGCCGCCGGTCCCGGGCTCATGGACGGCCAGCTTTGATGAGCTGTCGCAGGTCCAGCTGGACCGCTGGACCACCCACGATGGGCTTCCGCTGACGGCCGTTGAGCGGGTCATTCAGGGGCCAGACGGCTACCTCTGGCTGGCGACCCAGGAAGGCGTCGTACGATTCGACGGGTACGACTTCGACGTGTACACCAAGATGAACTCCGGCCTGCGGTCGAACAACATCTATTCGATGCATGTCGACCCGACTGGTGTATTGTGGATCGGCACCCGGTCCGGCGGGGTGGCTCGCTATCAGGACGGCACGTTTGTGAGTGTTGAGATTCCCGGACTGGACGAAATGTCCATCGCCAGCATCGCTTCGGATCCGTCCGGAAGCCTGGTGCTCGGCATGTCCGACAGCACGGTTGTGCGCGCCACCTTTGCTTCCGACGGAAGCGTCTCCACCACGCCCGTGGCAGCACCGCACATCCAGGGTATCACGAAGGTCCTTACCGACGATTCGGGTGCGGTCTGGATCGCGACCCGTGAGCACGGCCTCTTCCGCTATGGGCAGGGCGTGACCACCAGCTTCGTCCAGACAGGGGCTTTGACCTCCACCTATATCAACGACCTTTCCATTGCCCCGGACGGCAGTATCTGGGTTGCAACGGACGAGGACGGCATCGCCCGCATCCAGGGCTATCGCATTCACACCTACGGGCAGGAGGCGGGGTTGCCGCCAGGCAAGATCAGAGGCATTCTTGCCGATCCGAACGGCACGGTGTGGATCGGCACCGAGGCCCATGGCATCTGGAGACTCACCGGTGGGGTGATCAGTCAGCCGGACGGCCTCGGGGGCGACCAGGATCGCGACATCCGCGACATCCATTTTGATCGGGAGGGCTCTGTCTGGATGGCGACGGACCAGGGTCTGCAGCGCATCCGGAACGCACGGTTCAAGACCTACGGCGTCGAACACGGTCTGCCAACCGAATATGTGCAGACCACCATGGAGGCCTCCGACGGGGCCATCTGGATTGGTACGCAGAATGGGGTCGCCCGCCTCTTTGAGGGCAAGGTCGACTCCGACTTTCCCGAGATTGGTGAGGTCTACGTCTACAGTCTCGCTGAGGACGCTCGGGGTCGAGTCTGGATCGGTACCAGAAACGGGATCTGGATCTACGACGAGGGCAGTCTGACCCATCGCACCGCTGCCTCCGGCCACCTGCCGCATGATGTGGTGTTTGCGCTTTCGGCAGGTCCGTCGGGCATCTGGATGGGAGGGCGCCTGGGCGTAGCCCTGCTCACGGACGACGGGTTTACAAACATGTCCTCCGAACAGGGCCTCAGCTCCAACGACGTAACGACCATCTACGAAACTGCGGAGGGAGACCTCTGGGTCGGAACGTACGATGCAGGCCTGGATCTCGTGCGGGGAGACAGTGTCGTGGCCAACTATATCGCGGGCGCTTACATCACCGTGCTCTACGAGGATCACGACCGCGATCTCTGGGTCGGTATTCGCGGCGGCGGCTCCGGTGGTGGCCTGGCCCTTCTCAAGGGCGGCATTCTCTACGAGTTCCGCGAGGAGCATGGAATGCTCAGCGATATCGTCTCGTCCATTCTCGAGGATGAGGACGGCGGCATCTGGATGACGAGCAACGTCGGGGCATCCAGGGTTCAGAAGTCCATGTTGCTGGACTTTGCGCACAACCGCATCCAGACCATTACGCCGGAAGTCTTTACCGATCGTGACGGCCTGCGCACCCGCGAATTCAACGGTGGCACGCAGCCTTCGGGCTGGGCGGGATCAGACGGTCGACTGTGGCTGCCGGGACCGCAGGGTCTGGTATCGGTCAATCCCTACGAGAAGAATGACGTCGCCCCGTACGTAATCATCGAGCACTTCCGAGCCGATGAGTACCACGGTCGCGGAGACGTGGATACCGTGCTCGAGCCCGGTACGCAGCGCTTCGAGTTTACCTTTACGGCCCCGTCCTTCGTGGCACCGGGCAAGACCTCCTTCTCCTACCGGCTGGAAGGCTACGATCGTGGCTGGGTTCAGCTCGGCGCGGGTGGCTCCCGGCAGGCCGTCTACACCAACCTCGCCCCGGGCGTTTACACCTTCCGTGTGCGGGCCCAGAATGGCGATGGGGTCTGGAGCGAGAACGAAGCCAGCGTCACCTTCGAGTTGGTGCCGTTCTACTGGCAGACCACGTGGTTCCGCGCACTCTGTGTGTTCCTGTTCGTACTGGCTGGAGGGTACGCCTATCATCGCCGTATGGCCGGCATGCGCGCCCGCGCTGCCAAGCTTGAGGCTCTGGTAGACGAGCGTACCAAAGACTTGCGGGAGGCCATGCGGCAGACCGAAGACGCGCTGGAGCAGACGGAGATCGCCCGGCAGGAGGCCGAGGCCCAGCGCGAGCTGGCAGAAGAAGCCAAGACGGTCATTGAGCAGCAGGCCAATCAGCTGCGTGAGATGGACCGCATCAAGACGAGGTTCTTCAACAACATCTCCCACGAATTCCGCACCCCGCTGACGCTGAACATCGGCCCGATGGAGAACGCGATGCTTGGCGAATACGGGCAGGTCTCTCCCGAACTCCGGCGCCAGCTGGAAGTCATGTTGCGGAACTCACGTCGCCTGCTGCGCCTGATCAACCAGCTTCTGGACCTGTCCAAGCTTGAGTCAGGGCGCATGAAGCTCAAGGTGACCGAAGGCAACCTGACCGAACTGGTCGAGGGCATCGTCTATTCGTTCACGCCGTTTGCCGAACGGAAGGAGCTGGACCTCTCCTTCAACAACGAGTTGGGCGACGCCGAATTCCTGTTCGATCCGCTGGGGCTGGAGAAAGTGTTCTTCAACCTGCTCTCCAACGCCGTCAAGTTCACACCGGATGGTGGCACCATTTCGGTGTACATGGAGCCCGGAACGCTGGAGTCGGAGGGCAAGGAGGTCGAGGCCGTCACGGTAACGGTCTCCGACACCGGGCAGGGGATTCCGGAGAAGGACCTCGAGCACATTTTCGACCGCTTCCATCAGGTGGACGGTACCGTCTCCAAGGTCCAGGAAGGCACGGGCATCGGTCTCGCACTCGTGAAGGAGCTTGTCGAACTGCACGGCGGGCGCATCAGGGTGAAGAGCCTGCTCGGTGAAGGCACCGAGTTCCAGGTCACACTGCCGCTGGATGCCTCGCTGCTGGGCTCCCACGAGGTGATTGTTGACGGATATGCCGTCGCACCCGCCGAGCTCGGCCCGATGGTGGAGATGGCCGTCTTCGAGGAAGCAGAAGAGGAGTCGGAGGCGCACATTGAGGTGGCTGACGACGCTCCACTCGTGCTGGTGGTCGACGACAGTCCGGACATCCGGGAGTACGTGGCCCAGTGCCTCAAGTCACGCTACCGCGTGGTAACGGCCACCGATGGGGCCAAGGGGCTGGAGATGGCGCGCATCGTCCGTCCGAATCTGGTGGTGTCGGACGTCATGATGCCCAACATGACCGGATTCGAGATGACGCGCGCCCTCCGGGAAAACGATGTGACCAAGCAGATTCCGGTGGTCCTGGTGACCTCCAAGGCCACGCCGGAGGACAAGATTGAAGGTCTGGAAGCCGGTGCAAATGACTACGTAGCCAAGCCGTTCAGCGCGCGGGAGTTGCTCGCGCGTGTCGAGAACCTGCTGCGTGTGCAGGAGCAGAAGAGCAGCCTGGAGCGCCTGAACTCGGACCTTTTGGCTTCCAACACCGCTTTGCGTCAGGCCAGTGAGATGAAGTCGCAGCTTCTGTCGATCGCATCTCACGACATGAAGAACCCGCTGACAGCCATTCGGGAGTTTGCCCGCATCCTTCGCGAGGAGAGTGATCAGACGCACCAGCTGGAGCTGCTGGACATGATCTTCGACTCGTCGAACGACATGCTTGCTCTCATCTCACAGCTGCTCGATTCGGCAGCACTCGAGGGGGGCAACCTGGAAGTGGCGAGGGAGCAGACCGACCTGGTGGATCTCGCGGAGAGGGTCGTGGAACGCAACGTGCGCATGGCTGACCGCAAGGGTCAGGTCATCCACATGACGATGGACGATGCGGAAGCCTGCGCCATTTCGGTAGATGGAGAGCGCATCCGGGAGGCGATGGACAATCTCATTTCCAACGCCATCAAGTATTCCCCGCTGAAGTCCAATATCTACGTCAGCATGTCGCGGCAGCGCGGCGAGGTGGTGTTCTCCGTCAGGGACGAAGGCCCCGGCCTCACGGACGAGGATCACAGTCGTGTATTCGGCAAGTTCAGAAAGCTGTCTGCGCGCCCCACCGGCGGCGAAACGTCCACAGGCCTCGGCCTGTCCATCGTGAAGCAGATCATTGAACTGCACGGCGGGCGGGTGTTTGCCGAAGGCGAACCCGGGAAGGGCTCGACATTTACGTTCGTGGTGCCGGACCTGGCTTCGGACCCGATTCGGGATCGGCCTGCGCTGGGTCGCCAGGACCGCGCATCCGGCCGCGGTTCGACGCCGGAAGGCCAGGCCTGA
- a CDS encoding DUF721 domain-containing protein, which yields MSRFRKPNSLSSLLGNVVEDLGLSTRLNETKVEETWRQLAGPQADRVTRRVRMKDGVLTVYLTDATWRHALHAQRKEWCTRLNVALDGEPVREIIFR from the coding sequence ATGTCCCGCTTCCGCAAACCCAACTCGCTGTCCTCTCTGCTGGGGAATGTGGTGGAGGATTTGGGGCTTTCGACGCGCCTCAACGAGACCAAGGTCGAGGAGACCTGGCGACAACTCGCCGGACCTCAAGCCGATCGCGTCACGCGACGCGTGCGCATGAAGGACGGCGTGCTGACAGTCTACCTGACCGATGCCACCTGGCGGCATGCCCTGCACGCGCAACGGAAGGAATGGTGCACGCGCCTGAACGTGGCGCTCGACGGCGAGCCCGTGCGGGAGATCATCTTCCGCTAG
- the fabF gene encoding beta-ketoacyl-ACP synthase II yields MASNSRRVVVTGMGALTPIGLTPDAFWDAMMRGESGAAPITYFDPEPFDTKFACELKGFDVHEYLDRKAARRMDRFCQYAMVVADQAIADAGINSEELPEDVKDRIAVIFGSGIGGMKTFHEQTAEYENRGPRRLSPFFIPMLISDIAPGQISIRHGFRGPNYCVVSACATGNNNVGDAVMLIQLGHADAAICGGAEASVTELGVGGFNALKALSTRNDDPASASRPFDSTRDGFVLGEGAGALFLEELEHAKARGANIYAEVAGIGMSADAFHITAPDPDGRGARAAMVSALKHADLGPDDVDYLNMHGTSTPLGDVAETNAIKSVFGSNAFDMNVSSTKSMTGHLLGAAGAVEAIAAIGAIRHNRVPPTINFEHADAECDLNYTFNTPQDRSVNVAMSNAFGFGGHNTSVLFKRYEG; encoded by the coding sequence ATGGCGAGCAACTCCCGTCGTGTCGTCGTCACCGGAATGGGGGCTCTGACCCCGATCGGGCTTACGCCTGATGCATTCTGGGACGCCATGATGCGTGGCGAAAGCGGCGCAGCACCGATTACGTACTTCGATCCCGAACCGTTCGACACCAAGTTCGCGTGCGAACTGAAAGGTTTCGATGTGCACGAGTATCTGGATCGCAAGGCTGCCCGCAGAATGGACCGGTTCTGCCAGTACGCCATGGTGGTGGCCGATCAGGCCATCGCGGATGCCGGTATCAACTCGGAGGAGCTGCCCGAGGACGTCAAGGATCGCATCGCCGTGATCTTCGGGAGCGGCATCGGTGGCATGAAGACGTTCCACGAGCAGACGGCCGAGTATGAGAACCGCGGACCGCGTCGGCTCTCGCCGTTCTTCATCCCGATGCTGATCTCCGACATCGCGCCGGGTCAGATCTCTATCCGCCACGGTTTCCGCGGGCCCAACTACTGCGTGGTGTCGGCCTGTGCCACAGGCAACAACAACGTGGGCGATGCGGTCATGCTGATCCAGCTCGGCCACGCCGATGCGGCCATCTGCGGAGGAGCGGAAGCTTCCGTCACAGAGCTTGGAGTCGGCGGTTTCAATGCGCTCAAGGCGCTGTCGACCCGGAACGACGACCCAGCGAGTGCGAGTCGGCCTTTCGACTCGACGCGAGACGGCTTTGTGCTTGGAGAAGGCGCAGGGGCCCTGTTCCTGGAAGAACTCGAGCACGCCAAGGCACGCGGCGCGAACATCTACGCGGAGGTTGCGGGTATCGGCATGAGCGCAGATGCGTTCCACATCACCGCGCCCGACCCGGACGGCCGCGGTGCACGGGCGGCCATGGTATCGGCCCTCAAGCATGCGGATCTCGGTCCGGACGACGTGGACTACCTCAACATGCACGGCACGTCGACGCCGCTCGGCGATGTGGCAGAGACCAACGCCATCAAGTCGGTGTTCGGATCCAACGCGTTCGATATGAACGTGTCCTCCACCAAGAGCATGACCGGCCACCTGCTGGGTGCCGCCGGCGCCGTGGAGGCAATCGCCGCGATTGGAGCGATTCGGCACAACCGCGTTCCGCCGACGATCAACTTCGAGCACGCGGACGCCGAGTGTGACCTGAACTACACCTTCAATACCCCCCAGGATCGCAGCGTGAACGTGGCCATGAGCAACGCCTTCGGGTTTGGCGGCCACAACACGTCTGTGCTCTTCAAGAGGTACGAGGGGTAG
- a CDS encoding acyl carrier protein, whose amino-acid sequence MSNDIAAKVKSIIVEKLGVDEDDITNDASFTNDLGADSLDTVELIMEFEKEFDLTIPDEEAEKIATVGDAVSYLQEKAG is encoded by the coding sequence ATGTCCAACGACATTGCAGCCAAGGTCAAGTCGATCATTGTCGAAAAACTCGGCGTTGACGAAGACGACATCACGAACGATGCGTCGTTCACGAACGACCTGGGCGCAGACTCCCTCGATACGGTCGAGCTGATCATGGAATTCGAGAAGGAGTTTGACCTGACCATTCCCGACGAGGAGGCCGAGAAGATCGCCACCGTCGGCGACGCGGTCAGCTACCTCCAGGAAAAGGCCGGCTAG
- a CDS encoding methionine adenosyltransferase, producing the protein MSHLFTSESVSEGHPDKVADQISDAILDAMLAQDSRSRVACETLVTTGLVVLAGEVTTDAYVDVQEVAREVIRGIGYTDPRLRFDAESCGVLSSLHEQSQDIAQGVDEGAGMHKEQGAGDQGMMFGYACRETDSLMPMAITYAHGLVRELAGIRKAAGTPMPYLRPDSKSQVTIEYEDDDRTPKRVHTIVVSTQHAEDVTVDQIKADVRTHLIPKVIPADMLDDNLILHVNPTGRFVIGGPHGDAGLTGRKIIVDTYGGKGAHGGGAFSGKDSTKVDRSAAYAARWVAKHLVAAGLADEAEVQLAYAIGVADPVSIRVETNGTGKIPDLDMERIVREVFDLRPAAIIETLDLRKPVFQPTAAYGHFGRGEFAWEQLSRLKEIEVTA; encoded by the coding sequence ATGTCCCACCTCTTTACTTCCGAATCGGTCTCGGAAGGACATCCCGACAAGGTCGCCGACCAGATCAGCGACGCCATTCTCGACGCCATGCTGGCCCAGGACTCCAGGAGCCGCGTGGCCTGCGAGACCCTGGTAACCACCGGATTGGTGGTGCTTGCCGGTGAGGTTACTACTGATGCTTACGTGGATGTTCAGGAAGTAGCCCGAGAGGTCATCCGGGGCATCGGCTACACGGATCCGCGGCTTCGCTTCGATGCCGAGAGCTGCGGCGTGCTGAGTTCTCTGCACGAGCAGAGCCAGGACATTGCCCAGGGGGTCGATGAGGGCGCGGGCATGCACAAGGAGCAGGGTGCCGGTGATCAGGGCATGATGTTCGGGTACGCCTGTCGCGAGACCGATAGCCTGATGCCTATGGCCATCACCTATGCGCACGGCCTCGTGCGCGAGCTGGCCGGCATCCGCAAAGCCGCGGGCACGCCAATGCCGTACCTGCGACCGGATTCCAAGAGTCAGGTGACCATCGAGTACGAAGACGACGATCGCACGCCCAAGCGCGTGCACACGATCGTCGTGTCGACGCAGCACGCTGAAGACGTGACCGTCGATCAAATCAAGGCCGACGTGCGCACACACCTGATTCCCAAGGTTATCCCGGCAGACATGTTGGACGACAACCTGATTCTGCACGTCAACCCCACGGGGCGCTTTGTGATCGGCGGCCCGCACGGCGACGCCGGCCTCACCGGTCGCAAGATCATCGTCGATACCTACGGCGGAAAGGGCGCACACGGTGGAGGCGCGTTCAGCGGCAAGGACTCAACCAAGGTAGATCGCAGCGCAGCCTACGCGGCACGCTGGGTGGCCAAGCACCTGGTCGCCGCCGGCCTGGCGGACGAAGCCGAAGTCCAGCTTGCGTACGCCATCGGTGTGGCAGATCCCGTTTCCATCCGAGTCGAAACCAACGGCACCGGCAAGATTCCGGATCTCGACATGGAGCGCATCGTGCGCGAGGTGTTCGATCTTCGCCCGGCTGCCATCATCGAGACGCTGGATCTGCGCAAGCCGGTATTCCAACCCACGGCAGCCTACGGCCACTTTGGCCGGGGTGAGTTTGCCTGGGAGCAGCTGTCGCGGCTGAAGGAGATAGAAGTCACCGCATGA